Genomic window (Streptomyces sp. SLBN-31):
CCGGTGTCGAAGAGGTGGAGTTCGGCGTCGGGGAGGTCGCGGAGGTAGGCGTGGGCGCCGGGTTCGATGAAGAAGGGGTCGCCGGTGCCCCAGAGGACGAGCGTGGGCGGGGTGTGCCGACGAAGCCACGCCTGCCAGCGACCGTAGCGCTCGACGTTGGTGTGGTAGTCGAAGATCAGTGACCGCTGGGCGTCCTTGCGGCCCGGCAGGTCGAGGAAGTGCTGGTCGAGGGTCCAGCCGTCCGGGGCGATGAGGTCCGGGTCGGCGACACCGGTCTCGTACTGGCCGCGGGTGCCGGCCAGGGTGAGTACGTCGCCGATGGTGTCCTGGGCTCCGGGCGTGTGGGGAGTCAGCTCGACGAGGCCGCGCGCGATGTCCGAGAGACCTTCCTCGTAGGCGTTGGCGTTCTGCACGACCAGGCCCGCGATCCATTCGGGGTGGCGCTCGGCGATGCGGAAGCCGACGGGGGCGCCGAAGTCGAAGACGTACATCACGAACCGGTCGAGGCCGAGGCTCTGGACGAAGCCTTCGGTGATGTCGGCGAGCCGGTCGAAGGTGTATGCGAAGCCGTCCGGAGTCCGGGTGAGGCCGAAGCCGGGATAGTCCGGGGCGATCAGCCGGTAGTGCGAGCCGAGGGTGTCGATGAGACGCCGGAACTGGTGGGAGGCGGAGGGGAATCCGTGCAGGAGAAGGAGGACGGGTGCGTCGGCCCGGTCGGGGACCGATTCCCGGTAGAAGACGGGGACGTCCTCGATCTCCACGTGGCGGTGGACCGTACGAGCGATGACACCAAGCATGTCTAATCCTTTATTCGCCCTGTTATGCATTAGGTTGTAATCGAGAGCGATCTAATGTGTCAAGGGCTCGGTGTAGCATTAGTCACATGAGTGATCTCGTGCCGCTGACCGGAGAGCCGCTGGCGCTGGACCTGGTCAACACCCGCCCGTCCACGGGCGACCTGCTGGTCTCCCCGGACGGCCTGCGGGAGTGGTGGACGTTGCAGGCCGCCCGCCTCCCGGACGAGGTGCCGCAGAAGATCGACGCGGAAGACCTGGCCGCCGTGCGGGCCGTACGAGAGCACACGGCCCGCGCCCTGGACCACGTCCGCAGGGGCGACGAGCCCCCGGCCGCCGACCTGCGGGCACTCAATGGCGCCCAGCGCGCCGCGCCGGCCATCAGCGAACTGGGCTGGACCGGCTCGGCCGTGACAGTCGTCCGTCGGCGGGAGGGCTCCCCGGGTCTGCGGCTCGCTGCCTGGCTCGCGGAAGCCGCCGCCGACCTGCTCGTCGACCCCGCGGTGGCGACGATCCGTGAATGCGAGGCGGACGACTGCGTGATGCTGTTCCTGCCCACCCATCCACGCCGCCGCTGGTGCTCGGCCGCCCGCTGCGGCAACCGTATGCGCGTCGCGCGGCACTATCAGCGCCACAAGGCGGGAGATCCGCAGCGCCCCGACGGCCGGTAGCCGGCTCAATCGCAGTCGTACGCGCGTGACTTGGCGCGCGAGTACGTGTGCTGAGACGCACGCGCCGGGCGTCAGCCACAACCCCGTCTCAGCAGGCCGAGCCCCGCGGGACGAACTCCAGGCGGGTGTGTTCCTGCGCGGCGAGCGCTTGGTGGTAGGTCGCGCTGCTGACCTGGAACCAGACGTCGTCCTTGGCCTTGTCACCACCGACGTCGTCCAGACGCACGCACCACCGCTCCGGCCGGACGACGCGGCGGTACGTTTCCGTGCCGCTGCGGACGTTCTTGCAGCTCCGCGTCCGCTCGGTGGTGTACCAGGTGCGGGTCCTCCTCTTGGTGCCCGTGCCCGAACTGGCCGTGTGCCTGACCCGTGTGGTGCTGGACGTGCACTTCTTGACCGTGTGCGGTCGGGTCGCCCTCACCGTCCTGACCGGGAGGTGACGGACCGTGTCCCGCAGGCCGGAGACCGAGTCGCTCCGCGGCGTGGTCTCCTGGGCGGAACTGTCACTGCTGTAGGTGATCGTGTCGCTCGGCGGCCTGGCATCGGACCGTCCGCTTCCGCATGCGGCGAGCCCGGCTATGAGCATCGCCGTTGCTCCGGCGACCATCAGTCTTCGCGTGTTCAAAACAGCTCCCTGCCAGGTCACCGGGTACGGCGAGTGATCGTCTGCGCCGTGGCTACGGCAGCGTAGACGATCATCCGCCGCCCACGGCCACCGGCAGGGGCCTGCTTGCGTCCCGCCCGGTCAGTCTCGGTCGGGCAGCACGGCGTCGGACGGGTCCAGGTGGAGGTGGTGTTCGATTCTTGCCCGCAGTGCCGCGGTGTCCCGGTGGTCGAGTTGTTCGAAGAGGGCCAGGGAGCGGGTCCAGGCGTCGCGGGCGTCGCGCGGATTGCGTGCCGCGTAGTGGCAGTCGCCGAGGTGGGCGAGGATGTCCGCCTCGTAGTAGAGGTCGCCGATGTGGTGGAAGAGCGCCGCGGCCTTCTCGTAGGAGGCGGCGGCCTCGCTGTGCTCGCCGAGGTGGTGGTGTGCGACGCCGAGCGTGTCCCAGGTGTGGGCCTCGCCGGAGACATGGCCGGTGTCGCCGATGAGGGCCAGCGCCTGTTCGCAGTGGTCGATGGCGTGCCGGTACTCGCCCAGCTGCACGTGATCCCAGCCGACGTTGTTGAGTGCCAGGGCCTGCCAGGCGCGGTCCCCGGCGGCACGGAAACCCTGCACGGCCCGCTGCGAGTGCCGCATGCCCTCAGGAACCCGGCCCTGCTGGGTGGAGACCCTGCCGAGCGCGAGATGGGTGTGGGCAACGCCCAGCCGGTCACCGATCCGCTCATACAGGCGCGCGGCGCGCTCGAGGTGGGTGCGGGCTTCGGCGGGACGGCCGAGGGTCGCTTCGGCATTGCCGATGTTGCGGTGGGCGCATGCCTGGCCCGCCTCGTCGCCCGCCCGGCGGGCGGCGGCCAGCCCGGCCATGTGGGTGCCCGCCCAGTCGGACCACAGCGCCTTCCGCTGGTGGAACGGCGTCAGCGCCGCCGCGAGCTGCCAGACGTGGACGTCGAAGCCTTCCTGGGCCGCCTGGTCGACAGCGGCGAGGAGCACCGGATGCTCGGCCGTGAACCAGGCCATGGCCCGCTCCCGGTCGGCCGGTTCCTCGGGGGTCACCTCGGGCTGGGCGGGGGAGGGGAGGACGGGATCCGCGGGCGGCCCGAGGAGGCGCTGGGCGTTCAGGGCGCTGAGCAGGTAGTGGTCGAGGGCGCGGTGCGTCACCTGGCGGCGGTCGGCGTCACTGTCCTCGGTGCGGGCGAGCTCGGCGGCGTAAGCGCTGAGCAGGTCGTGCGAGGCGTAGCGGCCGGGCAGGTGCTCGGAGAGGAGATGCGTTCGGGTCAGTTCGGCCAGCGGGGCTCGGACTTGTGGGGGCGCAACACCGGCCAGGCTCGCGGCGGCCGCGGCCGAGATGTCCGGTCCGGGATGCAGGCCGAGCAGCCGGAACAGCCGTTGGGCGGCGGGGTCGAGGGAGGCGTAGGACCAGGAGAACACCGCCCGCACCTGCGTGGCGGAATCCCCGCCGTCGAGGGCGTCCAGGCGGCTGCCGCTCTCGCGGAGTTCGTCGGCGAGGGTGGCGAGCGGGACGCGGGGCTCGGCGGCCGCTCGGGCGGCGAGTACAGCGAGAGCCAGCGGCAG
Coding sequences:
- a CDS encoding ABATE domain-containing protein, which produces MSDLVPLTGEPLALDLVNTRPSTGDLLVSPDGLREWWTLQAARLPDEVPQKIDAEDLAAVRAVREHTARALDHVRRGDEPPAADLRALNGAQRAAPAISELGWTGSAVTVVRRREGSPGLRLAAWLAEAAADLLVDPAVATIRECEADDCVMLFLPTHPRRRWCSAARCGNRMRVARHYQRHKAGDPQRPDGR
- a CDS encoding tetratricopeptide repeat protein, with amino-acid sequence MNLRGFDPGGTVVDPAEAVRGFLDAFAVPAARVPPSLEAQAALYRSLLADRRVLIVLDNARDAEQVRPLLPGTPGCLALVTSRNRLTSLAAVEGARLLSVGVLSPDESRSLLADRLDADRIAAESDAVAEIVARCAGLPLALAVLAARAAAEPRVPLATLADELRESGSRLDALDGGDSATQVRAVFSWSYASLDPAAQRLFRLLGLHPGPDISAAAAASLAGVAPPQVRAPLAELTRTHLLSEHLPGRYASHDLLSAYAAELARTEDSDADRRQVTHRALDHYLLSALNAQRLLGPPADPVLPSPAQPEVTPEEPADRERAMAWFTAEHPVLLAAVDQAAQEGFDVHVWQLAAALTPFHQRKALWSDWAGTHMAGLAAARRAGDEAGQACAHRNIGNAEATLGRPAEARTHLERAARLYERIGDRLGVAHTHLALGRVSTQQGRVPEGMRHSQRAVQGFRAAGDRAWQALALNNVGWDHVQLGEYRHAIDHCEQALALIGDTGHVSGEAHTWDTLGVAHHHLGEHSEAAASYEKAAALFHHIGDLYYEADILAHLGDCHYAARNPRDARDAWTRSLALFEQLDHRDTAALRARIEHHLHLDPSDAVLPDRD
- a CDS encoding alpha/beta fold hydrolase; amino-acid sequence: MLGVIARTVHRHVEIEDVPVFYRESVPDRADAPVLLLLHGFPSASHQFRRLIDTLGSHYRLIAPDYPGFGLTRTPDGFAYTFDRLADITEGFVQSLGLDRFVMYVFDFGAPVGFRIAERHPEWIAGLVVQNANAYEEGLSDIARGLVELTPHTPGAQDTIGDVLTLAGTRGQYETGVADPDLIAPDGWTLDQHFLDLPGRKDAQRSLIFDYHTNVERYGRWQAWLRRHTPPTLVLWGTGDPFFIEPGAHAYLRDLPDAELHLFDTGHFALETHLPDIAPLMADFLDRAWK